From the genome of bacterium:
GCGTAGAATTTTCCGTCCATATGGGGCACCACGTTCACGAGCTGGCCGGCGACCATCATGGCGCCCTGCTCGCCGTGCAGGAAGTTGGAGAGCATGAACGTGGCCGTGCGCCGCGCGACATCCCAACGCGTATCCGCGGGCAAGCTCTTCCAGAACCGGGTCTCGCTCACCGGGATACCGCCCATCGTGAACGAACGGGAGAATGCCTCCCGGTCGATGTCGCGATCCCAGTCGAGATCCTTCATGGCGATCCACTGGCGGTCCAGGGCGTTCGCATACAGCGTCCGAACCTGGTCGATCTCGCTGTCGTAGTTCCAGTTGTAGATCGCTTCCATCGAAGCCTTCACGCCATCGGTCTGAACGGGATGGCTTTCGGGGAGGTCGCTCATTGGGGGTCTCCTTGGTTGTCGGCGTCGGACTGGCCGACGCTGGAGTAAGAGGAAAGGACTTCGAGCGCTTGGCTGCGCCCGGCGCGCAAGAAGCTGCGAAGGGCACGCTCGGCGCCATCGGCATCTCGCAAGGCGATGGCCTGGTCGAGCTCGCTGACCATCTTGTGGACCCGATCGTCCGGCGGCCGAAAGCGGCGGCGGGTTTCTCGGAAGTGTTCATCGAAGAGGGGATTGACGGCGCGGCGGGCCATCTTGAGAACGAGGTTGCCGCTGGCTTCGCCGATCAGGCCGAGAACCTCCTCGACCGTGTCGAGGTAGGTCTCCACATCCGTGGATGCATCCGCCAGCTGCCCGAGCAGCTCGCGAGCCCGCTCGAGCTGCAGGGGATCGCCGCGCTCGATGGCCAGGCGGGTTCCGCCGAGGA
Proteins encoded in this window:
- a CDS encoding FadR family transcriptional regulator, encoding MARSARDTITDHLRGEILRGTYPAGGRLPPERELAQRLGANRSSVREALRKLEQSGLVEIRHGGGATVLPIEQASIDVIQHLLALSGAPDRELLEQVLEVHEMLILGGTRLAIERGDPLQLERARELLGQLADASTDVETYLDTVEEVLGLIGEASGNLVLKMARRAVNPLFDEHFRETRRRFRPPDDRVHKMVSELDQAIALRDADGAERALRSFLRAGRSQALEVLSSYSSVGQSDADNQGDPQ